A genomic segment from Micromonospora echinaurantiaca encodes:
- a CDS encoding RNA polymerase sigma-70 factor has protein sequence MVSGRADVDGTPATPGCPAVTADDLTEFLAIRPRLFGIAYRMLASVTEAEDVVQDAWLRWQGTDRRKVHNPAAFLITTTTRLAVNAAGSARARRERYLGPWLPEPVDTSTDPTLGAERAEALDAAVLLLLERLTPTERAAYVLREAFDYSHRQIAEVLDTTEANARQLLSRARRHLASQRSSPASRGERRRLVETFVAAARDGNLARLEQLLAEDVVARSDGGGRVAAARKDVHGPARVTNLLDNVWRKYWRTSTFRIVEANGEPALLVADADGTPQAVVTPSAPEGRIELLLIVVNPDKLRQFAAG, from the coding sequence ATGGTGAGCGGTCGAGCGGACGTCGACGGCACCCCGGCCACACCCGGCTGCCCGGCCGTGACGGCCGACGATCTCACCGAGTTCCTCGCCATCCGCCCGCGCCTGTTCGGCATCGCCTACCGGATGCTGGCCAGCGTCACCGAGGCCGAGGACGTCGTCCAGGACGCCTGGCTGCGCTGGCAGGGCACGGACCGCCGGAAGGTCCACAACCCGGCCGCCTTCCTGATCACCACCACCACCCGGCTGGCGGTCAACGCCGCCGGCTCGGCGCGCGCCCGCCGGGAGCGGTACCTGGGGCCGTGGCTGCCGGAGCCGGTGGACACCAGCACGGACCCGACCCTCGGCGCCGAACGGGCCGAGGCGCTGGACGCCGCCGTCCTGCTGCTGCTGGAGCGGCTCACCCCGACCGAGCGGGCCGCGTACGTGCTGCGGGAGGCGTTCGACTACTCGCACCGACAGATCGCCGAGGTCCTCGACACCACCGAGGCGAACGCCCGGCAACTGCTCAGCCGGGCTCGGCGGCACCTGGCCTCGCAACGGTCCTCCCCCGCGTCCCGCGGTGAGCGGCGGCGGCTGGTCGAGACGTTCGTCGCGGCGGCCCGGGACGGGAACCTGGCCCGGTTGGAACAGCTCCTCGCCGAGGACGTGGTCGCCCGCTCCGACGGTGGCGGCCGGGTGGCCGCCGCACGCAAGGACGTCCACGGGCCCGCCCGGGTCACGAACCTGCTGGACAACGTCTGGCGCAAGTACTGGCGTACCTCGACCTTCCGGATCGTCGAGGCGAACGGCGAACCGGCGCTGCTGGTGGCCGACGCCGACGGCACGCCGCAGGCGGTGGTCACCCCGAGCGCCCCGGAGGGGCGGATCGAGCTGCTGCTCATCGTGGTCAACCCGGACAAGCTGCGGCAGTTCGCGGCCGGCTGA
- a CDS encoding SDR family oxidoreductase encodes MKIVVIGGTGLIGSKVVAILEGQGHEAVAAAPKTGVNTLSGEGVKEVLAGADVVVDVSNSPSFEDSAVLDFFQTSTRTLLAAGAEAGVAHYVALSIVNCDRIPDSGYMRAKVAQEKLVSSADIPYSIVRATQFIEFVPGIVAAGADGDIVHLSPALIQPIAADDVAATVAEVSLGDPVNGVVEVGGPEQFRLDELGRDTLAAQGESKEVVTDPEARYFGARLDERSLVTADGARKGTTTVAQWRQRAGQRA; translated from the coding sequence ATGAAGATCGTCGTCATCGGCGGCACCGGACTCATCGGCAGCAAGGTCGTGGCCATCCTGGAAGGGCAGGGCCACGAGGCGGTCGCCGCGGCGCCCAAGACCGGCGTCAACACCCTCAGCGGTGAGGGCGTCAAGGAGGTGCTCGCCGGCGCGGACGTCGTCGTCGACGTGTCCAACTCCCCGTCGTTCGAGGACTCCGCAGTGCTGGACTTCTTCCAGACCTCCACCCGCACCCTGCTCGCCGCCGGGGCCGAGGCGGGCGTGGCCCACTACGTGGCGCTGTCCATCGTCAACTGCGACCGCATTCCGGACAGCGGGTACATGCGGGCGAAGGTCGCCCAGGAGAAGCTCGTGAGCTCCGCCGACATCCCGTACTCGATCGTCCGGGCCACGCAGTTCATCGAGTTCGTCCCGGGCATCGTCGCGGCCGGAGCCGACGGGGACATCGTCCACCTCTCGCCGGCGCTCATCCAGCCGATCGCGGCCGACGATGTCGCGGCAACGGTCGCCGAGGTCAGCCTCGGCGACCCGGTGAACGGCGTGGTCGAGGTCGGTGGACCGGAGCAGTTCCGGCTCGACGAGCTCGGCCGGGACACCCTCGCCGCACAGGGGGAGTCGAAGGAGGTCGTCACCGACCCGGAGGCCCGGTACTTCGGTGCCCGGCTGGATGAGCGGTCCCTGGTGACCGCCGATGGCGCGCGGAAGGGCACGACGACGGTGGCGCAGTGGCGCCAGCGGGCCGGCCAGCGGGCGTAG